A window of the Natronomonas salina genome harbors these coding sequences:
- the leuS gene encoding leucine--tRNA ligase encodes MHDDDGYDHTAVERRWQEAWDDASAYRTPDDVEDPTYVLGMYPYPSGQLHMGHVRNYTITDAYARYRRLRGDDVLHPMGWDAFGLPAENAAKERDTNPRDWTFDCIETMKGQMESMGFGYDWEREVTTCTPEYYRWNQWLFRRFVEEDLAERRDAEVNWCPSCETVLADEQVEGDDELCWRCGTPVEQRDLEQWFLKITEYADELVEDIDDLEGWPDSVRQMQRNWIGRQYGSRVNFEIAGYGDVEAFTTRLDTIFGATFFALAPDHPIAEDLLETDDAVHEFVHHEADPDGDEPNGVETDLTATNPATGEEVPVFVADFVLSDVGTGALMGVPGHDDRDHAFAEKMGAPIEPVVAPEPEDGGEPEAPDVSERAYTEDGVLVNSGEYSGLDSETARERLTEDLDGAAHHTQYRLRDWGISRQRYWGTPIPVVHCDDCGPVLVPEEDLPVELPEFINTTGNPLDEAEEWKQTTCPECGGDATRETDTMDTFVDSSWYFLRYVSPGLEDAPFDLERANDWMPVDQYVGGIEHAVMHLLYSRFVTKTLADHEGLEHREPFTNLLAQGMVQLEGEKMSKSKGNVVSPQAIVEEYGADTARLFMMQAAQPERDFDWSDKGVRSAYQFLTRLKETVESFASGDLASEAPDDADAAVAGYVESEIDAAVAVTTEEYDDLTFNAAVREAQGLVNTLRQYREYAAVDPDTFERGLEVAVTLLSPVAPHICEELWDELDRDGFVVDAEWPATDADRDVVARRRRLVENTREDVRQIVDVAGIEDPERIDIVVTPEWKYEAHGIAVESDAPNLIGELMQHDAIKRHGDDAASYGQDLQEEREALQPVLDPETEYEALEAAAWLVEREFDADVRVLTAEEAPDDVAAKAQPSRPAIDISE; translated from the coding sequence ATGCACGACGACGACGGCTACGACCACACGGCGGTCGAACGGCGGTGGCAGGAGGCGTGGGACGACGCCTCCGCGTACCGGACGCCCGACGACGTCGAGGACCCGACGTACGTCCTCGGGATGTACCCCTACCCGTCCGGCCAGCTCCACATGGGCCACGTCCGCAACTACACCATTACGGACGCCTACGCCCGATACCGGCGGCTCCGCGGCGACGACGTCCTCCACCCGATGGGGTGGGACGCCTTCGGCCTCCCGGCGGAGAACGCCGCCAAGGAGCGGGACACCAACCCCCGCGACTGGACCTTCGACTGCATCGAGACGATGAAGGGCCAGATGGAGTCGATGGGCTTCGGCTACGACTGGGAGCGGGAGGTCACCACGTGCACGCCCGAGTACTACCGGTGGAACCAGTGGCTCTTCCGGCGGTTCGTCGAGGAGGACCTCGCGGAGCGCCGCGACGCCGAGGTCAACTGGTGTCCGTCCTGCGAGACCGTCCTGGCCGACGAGCAGGTCGAGGGCGACGACGAGCTCTGCTGGCGCTGCGGCACGCCCGTCGAGCAGCGCGACCTCGAGCAGTGGTTCCTGAAGATCACCGAGTACGCCGACGAGCTGGTCGAGGACATCGACGACCTCGAGGGCTGGCCCGACTCCGTCCGCCAGATGCAGCGAAACTGGATCGGCCGCCAGTACGGTTCCCGCGTGAACTTCGAAATAGCGGGCTACGGCGACGTCGAGGCGTTCACCACCCGCCTGGACACCATCTTCGGCGCGACCTTCTTCGCGCTGGCGCCGGACCACCCCATCGCCGAGGACCTCCTCGAGACCGACGACGCCGTCCACGAGTTCGTCCACCACGAGGCCGACCCCGACGGCGACGAGCCCAACGGCGTCGAGACGGACCTCACCGCCACCAACCCCGCGACGGGCGAGGAGGTCCCGGTCTTCGTCGCCGACTTCGTCCTCTCCGACGTCGGCACCGGCGCGCTGATGGGCGTCCCCGGCCACGACGACCGCGACCACGCCTTCGCCGAGAAGATGGGCGCCCCCATCGAACCGGTCGTCGCGCCCGAACCCGAGGACGGCGGCGAGCCGGAAGCTCCCGACGTCAGCGAGAGGGCCTACACCGAGGACGGCGTCCTCGTGAACTCCGGGGAGTACAGCGGCCTGGACAGCGAGACCGCCCGGGAGCGCCTGACCGAGGACCTCGACGGCGCCGCCCACCACACCCAGTACCGGCTGCGCGACTGGGGCATCTCCCGGCAGCGCTACTGGGGGACGCCCATCCCGGTCGTCCACTGCGACGACTGCGGGCCCGTCCTCGTCCCCGAAGAAGACCTGCCGGTCGAGCTGCCGGAGTTCATCAACACGACCGGCAATCCGCTGGACGAGGCCGAGGAGTGGAAGCAGACGACGTGTCCGGAGTGCGGCGGCGACGCGACCCGCGAGACGGACACGATGGACACCTTCGTCGACTCCTCGTGGTACTTCCTGCGGTACGTCTCGCCGGGGCTCGAGGACGCGCCGTTCGACCTCGAGCGCGCCAACGACTGGATGCCCGTCGACCAGTACGTCGGCGGCATCGAGCACGCCGTGATGCACCTGCTGTACTCGCGGTTCGTCACGAAGACGCTGGCCGACCACGAGGGGCTCGAGCACCGCGAGCCGTTCACGAACCTGCTGGCCCAGGGGATGGTCCAGCTGGAGGGCGAGAAGATGTCGAAGTCGAAGGGCAACGTCGTCTCCCCGCAGGCCATCGTCGAGGAGTACGGCGCCGACACCGCGCGGCTGTTCATGATGCAGGCCGCCCAGCCCGAGCGGGACTTCGACTGGTCCGACAAGGGCGTCCGCTCGGCCTACCAGTTCCTGACCCGGCTGAAGGAGACCGTCGAGTCGTTCGCGAGCGGCGACCTCGCGAGCGAGGCGCCGGACGACGCCGACGCCGCGGTCGCGGGCTACGTCGAGAGCGAGATCGACGCCGCCGTCGCCGTCACCACCGAGGAGTACGACGACCTGACGTTCAACGCCGCCGTCCGGGAGGCCCAGGGTCTCGTCAACACGCTCCGGCAGTACCGCGAGTACGCCGCCGTCGACCCCGACACCTTCGAGCGCGGTCTCGAGGTGGCGGTGACGCTGCTCTCGCCGGTCGCCCCGCACATCTGCGAGGAGCTGTGGGACGAACTCGACCGCGACGGGTTCGTCGTCGACGCCGAGTGGCCGGCGACCGACGCCGACCGCGACGTCGTCGCGCGCCGCCGACGGCTCGTCGAGAACACCCGCGAGGACGTCCGCCAGATCGTCGACGTCGCCGGCATCGAGGACCCCGAGCGCATCGACATCGTCGTCACGCCCGAGTGGAAGTACGAGGCCCACGGCATCGCCGTGGAGAGCGACGCGCCGAACCTCATCGGCGAGCTGATGCAGCACGACGCCATCAAGCGCCACGGCGACGACGCCGCCTCGTACGGCCAGGACCTCCAGGAGGAACGGGAGGCCCTGCAGCCGGTGCTCGACCCCGAGACCGAGTACGAGGCCCTGGAGGCCGCCGCCTGGCTCGTCGAGCGCGAGTTCGACGCGGACGTGCGCGTGCTGACCGCCGAGGAGGCCCCCGACGACGTCGCCGCGAAGGCCCAGCCGAGCCGCCCGGCCATCGACATCAGCGAGTGA
- a CDS encoding PstS family phosphate ABC transporter substrate-binding protein, with amino-acid sequence MTADSTGTGTGASSRRDVLLAGAGLAGGALSGCLTRVDGDVGDGLSGSIAIAGSSTVFPLMSAMAEEFRREHPDVSIDISRTGSGGGFSNFFCVGDTDFNNASREIQPEEEELCASNRVEPVEIRVATDALTVIVNNEAGFVDCVTVEELQQIWGPDAVSRWSQVRDDWPDAEIQRYGAAETSGTFDYFSMAINGEEGAHTSDYQATERDNDIVTGVTGNQYAMGYFGFSYYYSNPEQVTALQVDHEGGGCVGPSLDAAAAGEYTPLSRPLFTYAAKDALAREPVAEFARFVVEQSGRQELVADAIGYVPLNDEQQAEQRDTVEKAIEEVQQ; translated from the coding sequence ATGACAGCGGACTCGACCGGGACGGGCACCGGGGCGAGCAGTCGCCGGGACGTGCTCCTGGCCGGAGCCGGGCTCGCCGGCGGCGCGCTCTCCGGGTGCCTCACGCGCGTCGACGGCGACGTCGGCGACGGGCTCTCGGGATCGATCGCCATAGCCGGCAGCAGTACCGTCTTCCCGCTGATGTCCGCGATGGCCGAGGAGTTCCGGCGGGAACACCCCGACGTCAGCATCGACATCAGCCGGACGGGCAGCGGCGGCGGCTTCTCGAACTTCTTCTGCGTCGGCGACACCGACTTCAACAACGCCAGCCGCGAGATCCAGCCGGAGGAGGAGGAGCTCTGCGCCAGCAACCGCGTCGAGCCGGTGGAGATCCGGGTCGCGACGGACGCGCTCACCGTCATCGTGAACAACGAGGCGGGCTTCGTCGACTGCGTCACCGTCGAGGAGCTCCAGCAGATCTGGGGCCCCGACGCCGTGTCTCGCTGGAGCCAGGTTCGCGACGACTGGCCGGACGCCGAGATCCAGCGGTACGGCGCCGCCGAGACCTCCGGGACCTTCGACTACTTCTCGATGGCCATCAACGGCGAGGAGGGCGCCCACACGAGCGACTACCAGGCGACCGAGCGGGACAACGACATCGTCACCGGCGTCACGGGCAACCAGTACGCGATGGGGTACTTCGGCTTCTCGTACTACTACAGCAACCCCGAGCAGGTGACGGCCCTGCAGGTGGACCACGAGGGCGGCGGCTGCGTCGGCCCCTCGCTGGACGCGGCCGCGGCCGGCGAGTACACGCCGCTGTCCCGGCCGCTGTTCACCTACGCGGCGAAGGACGCCCTCGCCAGGGAGCCGGTCGCCGAGTTCGCCCGGTTCGTCGTCGAGCAGTCCGGCCGCCAGGAGCTCGTCGCCGACGCAATCGGCTACGTTCCCCTGAACGACGAACAGCAGGCCGAACAGCGCGACACGGTCGAGAAAGCGATCGAGGAGGTACAGCAGTGA
- the pstC gene encoding phosphate ABC transporter permease subunit PstC, whose amino-acid sequence MSGASDAPDLQRSNRWRELREGTYGGLFAACALASVLTTVAIVLTLFVDASSFFAEYSIVEFLTGYDWSARNGVFGVVPLVFGTLVVTLTSALVALPIGTLTAIYLSEYATPRMRSILKPMLEILAGVPTVVYGYFALVYVTPLLRATLFPSISTFNALSASLMVGIMIIPMVSSISEDAMSSVPDDLRQAGYGLGATKYEVSTGIVVPAAVSGIASSYILAISRAIGETMIVVVAMGAQARLPPVREGLFGLPFLHPGDVLLEPGQTMTVAMVQIGQSDLTGGTLAYDSLFAIGLTLFVITLVMNILSDIIAERYREEY is encoded by the coding sequence GTGAGCGGCGCCTCCGACGCCCCCGACCTGCAACGCTCGAACCGCTGGCGGGAGCTCCGCGAGGGCACCTACGGCGGGCTCTTCGCGGCCTGCGCGCTGGCGTCCGTGCTGACGACCGTCGCCATCGTGCTGACGCTGTTCGTCGACGCCAGCTCCTTCTTCGCCGAGTACTCCATCGTCGAGTTCCTGACCGGCTACGACTGGAGCGCGCGGAACGGCGTCTTCGGCGTCGTCCCGCTGGTCTTCGGGACGCTCGTCGTCACGCTCACCTCGGCGCTGGTCGCGCTGCCCATCGGGACGCTGACCGCCATCTACCTCTCGGAGTACGCCACCCCGCGGATGCGGTCGATCCTGAAGCCGATGCTGGAGATCCTGGCCGGCGTGCCGACCGTCGTCTACGGCTACTTCGCGCTCGTCTACGTGACGCCGCTGCTGCGGGCGACGCTGTTCCCCTCGATCAGCACGTTCAACGCGCTGTCGGCGTCGCTGATGGTCGGCATCATGATCATCCCGATGGTGTCGTCGATCAGCGAGGACGCGATGAGCTCGGTGCCCGACGACCTCCGGCAGGCCGGCTACGGCCTCGGCGCCACCAAGTACGAGGTCTCGACCGGCATCGTCGTCCCCGCCGCCGTCTCCGGCATCGCCTCCTCGTACATCCTGGCCATCTCGCGGGCCATCGGCGAGACGATGATCGTCGTCGTCGCGATGGGCGCGCAGGCCCGCCTGCCGCCGGTCCGGGAGGGCCTCTTCGGGCTGCCGTTCCTGCACCCCGGCGACGTGCTCCTCGAGCCAGGGCAGACGATGACCGTCGCGATGGTCCAGATCGGCCAGAGCGACCTGACGGGCGGGACCCTCGCCTACGACAGCCTGTTCGCGATCGGACTGACACTGTTCGTGATCACACTGGTCATGAACATCCTGAGCGACATCATCGCGGAACGCTACCGGGAGGAGTACTGA
- the pstA gene encoding phosphate ABC transporter permease PstA — MATETTSRDDFGEVSQLRGLLFEYLSLGASVVGILALALLLVYVTIDAFGLWNADDAWLLAYVAAFAFPAVGFLLYAADDPRVTRQSGLALVGGLVGFFALFRGLEALGMGVPRLSWPLAYIFGVLVPVTGYVGYAAYQRPAGAVGIGLLGRVAGGLGLAVAVTSVFVIADVYRWFLVFTLGIAPAAAIYAAGRVRASRPLTYLAVPVALLGAAAGFVLREFLVVYPRQWLIYALTLGVPVAVAVAALVWRRRGERSAAAVAVGLVAVVTTLGYVSGMVGLSRAAVVLLLLTVAVPVGLQIDRVLSHGRGSVGLLFPVVLVAGALAGTVLVDLLAATGPSPWLDWSYVTNPPSTTIADDAGLYPAIVGSIFIITIVALLSFALGVGTAVFLEDYTPDTGPLATVTRLIQINISNLAGVPSVVYGLLGLGLFVNLLGLGFGTVVVAAVTLSLLILPIVIISAQEAIRSVPDDMRQASYGLGATRWQTTKNVVLPESLPGILTGTILSLGRAIGETAPLIMIGAPTTVFAPPEGLLARTSAMPMQIYAWAALPQQDFRYGVVAAGVVTLLVVLIGLNATAILVRNRYERSDG, encoded by the coding sequence ATGGCGACCGAGACCACCTCTCGCGACGACTTCGGCGAGGTGAGCCAGCTGCGGGGGCTGCTCTTCGAGTACCTCTCGCTGGGCGCGTCGGTCGTCGGCATCCTCGCGCTCGCCCTGCTGCTCGTCTACGTCACCATCGACGCCTTTGGCCTCTGGAACGCGGACGACGCCTGGCTGCTCGCGTACGTCGCCGCGTTCGCGTTCCCGGCCGTCGGCTTCCTGCTGTACGCCGCCGACGACCCCCGGGTGACGCGGCAGTCCGGCCTCGCGCTCGTCGGCGGCCTCGTCGGCTTCTTCGCGCTGTTCCGGGGCCTCGAGGCCCTCGGGATGGGCGTCCCGCGGCTCTCGTGGCCGCTGGCGTACATCTTCGGCGTCCTCGTCCCCGTCACCGGCTACGTCGGCTACGCCGCCTACCAGCGACCCGCCGGCGCCGTCGGCATCGGCCTCCTGGGCCGGGTGGCCGGCGGCCTCGGCCTGGCGGTCGCCGTCACCTCGGTGTTCGTCATCGCCGACGTCTACCGCTGGTTCCTCGTGTTCACGCTCGGCATCGCGCCGGCGGCCGCCATCTACGCCGCCGGTCGCGTCCGCGCGTCCCGACCGCTCACGTACCTGGCGGTCCCGGTCGCCCTGCTCGGCGCCGCCGCCGGGTTCGTCCTCCGCGAGTTCCTCGTCGTCTACCCGAGACAGTGGCTCATCTACGCGCTGACGCTCGGCGTCCCGGTCGCCGTCGCCGTCGCCGCGCTGGTGTGGCGCCGCCGCGGGGAGCGGTCCGCCGCGGCCGTCGCCGTCGGCCTCGTCGCCGTCGTCACGACGCTCGGCTACGTCTCGGGGATGGTCGGCCTCTCCCGGGCGGCCGTCGTCCTGCTGCTGCTCACGGTGGCCGTCCCGGTCGGCCTCCAGATCGACCGCGTCCTGTCCCACGGCCGTGGCAGCGTCGGCCTGCTGTTCCCCGTGGTCCTCGTCGCCGGCGCGCTCGCCGGGACGGTCCTGGTCGACCTGCTGGCCGCGACGGGGCCGAGCCCGTGGCTCGACTGGTCGTACGTCACCAATCCCCCGTCGACCACCATCGCCGACGACGCCGGCCTCTACCCCGCCATCGTCGGGTCGATCTTCATCATCACCATCGTCGCCCTGCTGTCGTTCGCCCTCGGCGTCGGCACCGCCGTCTTCCTCGAGGACTACACCCCCGACACCGGCCCGCTGGCGACGGTCACCCGGCTGATCCAGATCAACATCTCGAACCTCGCGGGCGTCCCGTCGGTCGTCTACGGCCTGCTCGGCCTCGGCCTGTTCGTCAACCTGCTAGGCCTCGGCTTCGGGACCGTCGTCGTCGCCGCGGTCACGCTGTCGCTGCTCATCCTGCCCATCGTCATCATCTCCGCCCAGGAGGCCATCCGGTCGGTGCCCGACGACATGCGGCAGGCCTCCTACGGCCTCGGCGCGACGCGCTGGCAGACCACCAAGAACGTCGTCCTCCCGGAGTCGCTGCCCGGCATCCTCACCGGCACCATCCTCTCGCTGGGCCGGGCCATCGGCGAGACCGCGCCGCTCATCATGATCGGCGCGCCGACGACCGTCTTTGCGCCGCCAGAGGGGCTCCTCGCCCGAACCAGCGCGATGCCCATGCAGATCTACGCGTGGGCGGCCCTCCCGCAGCAGGACTTCCGCTACGGCGTCGTCGCGGCCGGCGTCGTCACGCTGCTGGTCGTCCTGATCGGGCTGAACGCCACCGCCATCCTCGTCCGGAACCGCTACGAGCGGTCCGACGGCTGA
- a CDS encoding peroxiredoxin: protein MALEAGDPAPDVQAANQHGETVSPEFAEPTVVYFYPRDGTPGCTLEAREFEADIESFRQTGVAVYGVSTDDVDSHREFADEEGLSFDLLADPDGDVAEAFGLEVQDDFVDRITFVLAGGEVQAVVDADTMQPEGHAADVLAAVESLD from the coding sequence ATGGCACTCGAGGCGGGCGACCCGGCCCCGGACGTACAGGCGGCGAACCAGCACGGCGAGACCGTCTCGCCGGAGTTCGCGGAGCCCACCGTCGTCTACTTCTACCCGCGCGACGGCACGCCGGGCTGTACGCTGGAGGCCCGGGAGTTCGAGGCCGACATCGAGTCGTTCCGCCAGACCGGCGTCGCGGTCTACGGCGTCTCGACCGACGACGTCGACTCCCACCGCGAGTTCGCCGACGAGGAAGGGCTCTCGTTCGACCTGCTGGCGGACCCGGACGGCGACGTGGCCGAGGCGTTCGGTCTCGAGGTCCAGGACGACTTCGTCGACCGCATCACCTTCGTCCTCGCGGGCGGCGAGGTCCAGGCCGTCGTCGACGCCGACACGATGCAGCCCGAGGGCCACGCGGCGGACGTCCTCGCCGCGGTCGAGTCGCTCGACTAG
- a CDS encoding peroxiredoxin, with the protein MLEAGDPAPDVSAPNQDGETVSPDFEEPTVLYFYVEDGTPGCATQADQFTREADTYDDAEVTVYGVSTDDVDSHREFADEHDVPYDLLADPDGDLCAAFGVDRDDQGRAERTTFVLADGEVKAAYAGVSADGHARDVLLDMMDDGLAAL; encoded by the coding sequence ATGCTCGAAGCAGGCGACCCCGCACCCGACGTTTCGGCACCGAACCAGGACGGCGAGACGGTCTCCCCGGACTTCGAGGAGCCGACGGTCCTCTACTTCTACGTCGAGGACGGCACCCCCGGCTGCGCGACGCAGGCCGACCAGTTCACCCGGGAGGCCGACACCTACGACGACGCCGAGGTGACCGTCTACGGCGTCTCGACGGACGACGTCGACTCCCACCGCGAGTTCGCCGACGAACACGACGTCCCGTACGACCTGCTGGCCGATCCCGACGGCGACCTCTGTGCGGCCTTCGGCGTCGACCGCGACGACCAGGGGCGGGCCGAGCGGACCACCTTCGTCCTCGCGGACGGCGAGGTGAAGGCGGCCTACGCCGGCGTCTCCGCCGACGGCCACGCCCGCGACGTCCTGCTGGACATGATGGACGACGGCCTGGCGGCGCTGTAG
- a CDS encoding DUF7344 domain-containing protein, which yields MEAMVGPDDRPDDPESALDGLSEDRIFSLLSAGRRRELLRALEAAGEAVPLSVLTREVALAEGIESDADAGAFKTVYVSLYQTHVPSLAAAGAVEYDPVEKHVELTSRAAPLFTYLDIAGGSDDEETTGLLSRFFGADHAAN from the coding sequence ATGGAAGCCATGGTGGGCCCCGATGACCGGCCCGACGACCCGGAATCGGCGCTCGACGGCCTCTCGGAGGACCGGATCTTCTCGCTGCTCTCCGCGGGACGGCGGCGCGAACTGCTCCGGGCCCTCGAGGCGGCCGGCGAGGCGGTGCCGCTCTCCGTGCTCACCCGGGAGGTCGCGCTGGCGGAGGGCATCGAGTCCGACGCCGACGCGGGGGCCTTCAAGACGGTGTACGTCTCGCTGTACCAGACGCACGTCCCCTCGCTCGCCGCCGCCGGCGCCGTCGAGTACGACCCGGTCGAGAAGCACGTCGAACTGACCTCGCGTGCCGCGCCGCTGTTCACCTACCTGGACATCGCCGGCGGGTCCGACGACGAGGAGACGACGGGGCTGCTCTCCCGGTTCTTCGGAGCAGACCACGCGGCGAACTAG
- a CDS encoding GIY-YIG nuclease family protein codes for MADGDHHVYVLECADGSLYTGYTTDLERRVAEHDAGDGAKYTRCRTPVELVHSESYDSRSAAMSREYEIKQFSRAEKERLVFEERAAESD; via the coding sequence ATGGCAGACGGCGACCACCACGTCTACGTCCTCGAGTGCGCCGACGGGTCGCTGTACACCGGGTACACGACCGACCTCGAGCGGCGCGTCGCCGAGCACGACGCCGGCGACGGCGCGAAGTACACCCGCTGTCGGACGCCGGTCGAACTCGTCCACTCGGAGAGCTACGACTCCCGGTCGGCCGCGATGAGCCGCGAGTACGAGATCAAGCAGTTCAGCCGCGCGGAGAAGGAGCGGCTCGTCTTCGAGGAGCGGGCGGCCGAGTCCGACTAG
- a CDS encoding DUF7563 family protein: protein MPRCDHCDAHVSDRFARVFADEFGQVRACPNCSANAGIAEVSRERAHE, encoded by the coding sequence ATGCCCAGGTGTGATCACTGTGACGCGCACGTCTCGGACCGGTTCGCCCGCGTGTTCGCCGACGAGTTCGGCCAGGTACGAGCCTGCCCGAACTGCTCCGCGAACGCCGGGATCGCCGAGGTCTCGAGGGAGCGCGCACACGAGTAA
- the larB gene encoding nickel pincer cofactor biosynthesis protein LarB, whose amino-acid sequence MREILEAVAAGELSAAEAEAELRGYARTEAGRFDAAREDRTGIPEAVLAEGKTPEETAAMTAGAVETTGRALVTRADDDAVDACRQRLAEEAPEATIERDARARTLVVQAPTFEPPELDATVGVVTAGTSDAEAAGEAAVVAREMGATVERIDDVGVAGIARLFDRLADLRETDVLIVAAGREGALPTVVAGLVDVPLIGLPVSTGYGAGGEGEAALSGMLQSCTPLTVVNVDAGFTAGSQAGLVARSISEARASEGAETDGSR is encoded by the coding sequence ATGCGCGAGATACTCGAGGCGGTCGCCGCCGGCGAGCTATCGGCGGCCGAGGCCGAAGCTGAGCTCCGGGGGTACGCCCGGACGGAGGCGGGCCGGTTCGACGCGGCCCGGGAGGACCGGACCGGCATCCCGGAGGCGGTACTGGCCGAGGGGAAGACGCCCGAGGAGACCGCGGCGATGACCGCCGGGGCCGTGGAGACGACCGGCCGGGCGCTGGTCACCCGGGCCGACGACGACGCGGTCGACGCCTGCCGGCAGCGACTGGCGGAGGAGGCCCCCGAGGCGACCATCGAGCGCGACGCCAGGGCCAGGACGCTCGTCGTCCAGGCTCCGACGTTCGAGCCGCCGGAACTCGACGCCACCGTGGGCGTGGTCACCGCCGGCACCTCGGACGCCGAGGCGGCGGGCGAGGCGGCCGTCGTCGCCCGGGAGATGGGCGCGACCGTCGAGCGGATCGACGACGTCGGCGTCGCGGGCATCGCCCGCCTCTTCGACCGTCTGGCGGATCTCAGGGAGACGGATGTCCTGATCGTTGCCGCGGGCCGGGAGGGCGCCCTGCCCACGGTCGTTGCCGGCCTCGTCGACGTCCCGCTGATCGGCCTGCCGGTGTCGACGGGCTACGGCGCCGGCGGCGAGGGGGAGGCGGCGCTCTCGGGGATGCTCCAGTCCTGTACACCGCTGACGGTCGTGAACGTGGACGCCGGGTTCACCGCCGGCTCGCAGGCCGGACTCGTGGCTCGCTCGATATCGGAAGCGAGAGCCTCGGAGGGGGCGGAAACCGACGGGTCGCGGTAG
- a CDS encoding DUF1931 domain-containing protein — MADLIVKAAVKEALNDMNVASDFYDALDDEVEELLEDAARRAEDNDRKTVQPRDL; from the coding sequence ATGGCAGACCTGATCGTCAAAGCCGCTGTGAAGGAAGCGCTCAACGACATGAACGTCGCCTCCGACTTCTACGACGCCCTCGACGACGAGGTCGAGGAGCTGCTCGAGGACGCCGCCCGGCGTGCCGAGGACAACGACCGAAAGACCGTCCAGCCGCGCGACCTGTAA